A stretch of the Nicotiana tabacum cultivar K326 chromosome 6, ASM71507v2, whole genome shotgun sequence genome encodes the following:
- the LOC142181760 gene encoding putative mitochondrial protein AtMg00750, with amino-acid sequence MAAKVLEAGFYWTIVFKDAHQWVKGCNECHRTRNISRCHEMPMNPIQEVEVFDVWRIDFMGPFVSSFGNKYILVAVDYLSKWVEDAALPTNDARVVVGFFEEESLSKALS; translated from the exons ATGGCAGCAAAAGTGCTAGAAGCCGGGTTCTACTGGACAAtagtgtttaaggatgcacatcaaTGGGTGAAGGGCTGTAATGAATGTCATCGAACCAGGAACATTTCCCGTTGccatgagatgcctatgaacccaattcaagaggttgaaGTGTTCGATGTCTGGAGGATAGACTTCATGGGCCCCTTCGTCAGCtcctttggcaataagtacatacttgttgctgtAGATTACctgtccaaatgggtggaagatGCAGCACTTCCTACcaatgatgcaagagtggtggtggggttttttgaagaagaat CGCTTTCTAAGGCTCTTTCATAG